One genomic segment of Paenibacillus durus includes these proteins:
- a CDS encoding DDE-type integrase/transposase/recombinase, which produces MKQGWMYLYAVMDWYSRFIVDWQLDQSLEIDFVLETMKRALARRVPSIVNSDQGSHFTSPKYIDLLKEKEIRISMDGKGRATDNIVIERFWRSLKYNEIYINEYGSPRETRQGVGGYIHLHNHYLPHQSLQNHTPAAVYNQEVMLSST; this is translated from the coding sequence ATGAAACAGGGCTGGATGTATCTGTATGCCGTCATGGACTGGTATTCGCGCTTCATTGTGGACTGGCAACTGGATCAAAGTCTGGAAATTGACTTTGTCCTGGAAACCATGAAACGCGCCTTGGCCCGTCGTGTTCCGTCCATCGTGAACAGCGACCAGGGCAGCCACTTCACCAGTCCCAAGTACATTGATCTGCTCAAGGAAAAGGAGATTCGGATCAGCATGGACGGGAAGGGCCGAGCGACAGACAATATTGTCATTGAGCGCTTTTGGCGCAGCCTAAAGTACAACGAAATTTACATCAACGAGTATGGCAGTCCAAGAGAGACCCGGCAGGGTGTAGGAGGATATATCCATTTGCATAATCACTACCTGCCTCATCAGTCCCTGCAAAACCATACGCCGGCTGCTGTGTATAACCAGGAGGTCATGCTTTCATCCACATAG
- the ltrA gene encoding group II intron reverse transcriptase/maturase, with amino-acid sequence MIISEMQSKLATWSTENKDRKFDRLIRLIADRSWLSEAARITLASSGARTPGVDGVDRRKMEGKLDLELEMLHYELLSGRYCPQPARRVYIPKANGKLRPLGIPCLRDRIVQRAMLMVMEPIWESDFHPVSYGFRPARSVHHAIRTVKMQLQDGNEQLNATAGRWVIEGDLASYFDTVHHRLLMKAVRKRISDQRFLSLIWKMIKAGCVDHGLFRASSEGVPQGGVISPLLSNIMLHEFDQWMEAKFLSKKVRKDRWAWNFGIQKERPIAIRENRQWKPAISYCRYADDFVVIVKGTKAHAEEVREACREFLEDKLKLTLNMQKTHITHVNDGFVFLGHRIIRKRGARGRMRPVSSIPWEKYRRFTEKLVKQLSGNYSMNVMDLVESLNRQLAGWANFYQYTDHTATIFGKVDRAVFWKLGYWLARKYKRGFRALMRDYVRSPEKGKAKIWVLQGQNSRGFYGELALRRLITSRKGWFTWRNPTENPYILRSDKRRTIESYYDDVAFAMSNT; translated from the coding sequence TTGATAATCAGTGAAATGCAAAGCAAACTGGCGACATGGTCAACAGAAAACAAGGATCGTAAGTTCGACCGACTAATCAGACTAATTGCTGACAGGTCTTGGTTAAGTGAAGCGGCTCGTATCACTCTCGCTTCAAGCGGCGCTCGAACACCGGGCGTAGACGGCGTAGACAGGCGTAAGATGGAAGGAAAGCTCGATCTAGAACTGGAAATGTTACACTATGAACTGCTGAGCGGAAGATACTGTCCGCAACCTGCCCGACGAGTATATATCCCTAAAGCCAATGGCAAACTCAGACCGCTAGGTATTCCATGTCTTCGAGATCGTATCGTGCAAAGGGCAATGCTGATGGTAATGGAGCCGATATGGGAAAGTGATTTCCATCCGGTATCCTATGGTTTCAGACCTGCACGGAGCGTACATCATGCAATTCGTACTGTCAAAATGCAATTGCAAGATGGAAATGAACAACTGAACGCAACCGCCGGTCGCTGGGTCATTGAAGGAGACTTGGCGAGTTATTTCGATACCGTACACCATCGGCTGCTCATGAAGGCTGTCCGTAAACGTATCTCTGACCAGAGATTCCTTTCCTTGATATGGAAGATGATCAAGGCAGGATGCGTAGACCACGGTTTATTTCGCGCCTCAAGCGAGGGAGTTCCGCAAGGTGGGGTTATCTCGCCCCTCCTATCCAATATAATGTTACACGAATTTGATCAATGGATGGAAGCGAAATTTCTGAGTAAGAAGGTACGAAAAGATCGCTGGGCTTGGAACTTCGGCATTCAGAAAGAGCGCCCTATCGCGATACGTGAAAATCGGCAGTGGAAGCCAGCTATTTCGTACTGCCGCTATGCGGATGATTTTGTGGTGATTGTCAAAGGAACCAAGGCACATGCAGAAGAAGTTCGTGAAGCATGTCGGGAGTTTCTCGAAGATAAGTTGAAACTCACGCTCAACATGCAGAAAACGCATATCACGCACGTCAATGACGGTTTTGTCTTCCTCGGACATCGTATCATTCGCAAACGTGGGGCTCGGGGACGAATGCGCCCTGTCTCATCCATTCCATGGGAGAAATACCGCCGCTTCACGGAAAAACTTGTCAAGCAATTGTCGGGAAATTACAGCATGAACGTTATGGACTTGGTCGAAAGCCTAAACCGACAACTTGCAGGATGGGCAAACTTTTATCAATACACAGACCATACAGCGACGATATTCGGTAAAGTAGATCGCGCGGTGTTCTGGAAACTCGGCTACTGGCTGGCAAGAAAGTACAAGCGTGGCTTCCGAGCTTTGATGCGAGATTATGTCCGCTCACCAGAAAAAGGAAAGGCTAAAATCTGGGTACTGCAGGGTCAGAACAGTCGCGGATTCTATGGTGAACTAGCACTGAGAAGGCTAATCACTAGCCGCAAAGGTTGGTTCACATGGCGAAACCCTACCGAAAATCCATATATCCTACGTTCAGACAAACGACGAACTATTGAATCCTATTATGATGATGTCGCCTTTGCTATGAGCAACACTTAA
- a CDS encoding type VI secretion system Vgr family protein, whose translation MVLWRPAEPKAERWFAGGITGIDIRMEDGIPHVQVEAISRTYAMDMEPKNRSYQNKHLTYSDAIAQLVADYPGGAAQNMATSEEAAIGALMVQFGETDWQFMKRLASRVGTVILPDVALDAPRVYFGVPDLSWGEELKSKRYTAVKDRARYEELKAHAEGNEADLLQEADFVHYRVISEQYCEVGDDVLFKNQMWVVSESVISYASGLLQYEYVLVKRQTLRMKLRQNERIQGVSLEGRVVKRANNMVKVHLDIDAEHDAQGNWWFPYSGEGNNIFHCLPEEGARIKVYFPSGTEKQAMAINSVRGGSEEMKSRTVFQKPTTKVFEMPGAAKMQLGDDGVLFEKGTVSLHLDGGNITVNASEDLLLVAGNRMEVGSGSEKGVLESIRMRAAKQIALQTNAAHYMVIQENRVGIKSSKLDFQKVEADFMELLTDEELKQMYIDEQAEAKIWKEELDFNKNVPVPMSGVPVTVPLPEGNKADIRAKVAAEVNSNPNGIAAARSWLNGKSAEEQQNAYQKSYAQPVEPKKSKKEKQAELAESQKEYEQEDRDRTAVYEWNQSAKKIMEQGAREGKSPAEIRAMLPPQPVPTRRAPQESHEPGIIEQMLDFTGIGKLLEKMGPALDAWQLEHVIPQKPDYLSKHTEKKVYLSRYTFQVLVIDPQVLIAEINLLFGAVAIIGAFATGGGSLYLLALADGVIGAGMVAVNIEKLIDLKNGNGNTNPNLLGIDQAMLDKMGLAIAFVNLAFLMKHGLYKAADKLANGRNIAALDDWKAWRDKPGTSPKPKTELHLEEPEKVGSGINRAMDEFDDTDIYHAAGRERTEGLEPPHSTRGSHDEGKGKPKTETKTKPKDKEEHKRREREEERKRRESEHTKGTGEIEYLTDPAEMRPHIVPPKDGFDAFVERKYIEIRKIGLEDVSTVAKNTGLTEEQVANMKKHLFLEIHDLSVDGKPYEKLYFQADPDIAYAWQLAQKRELTDIEKDWFKRLANHELKEQDIMKNGYVDGNGNKIEPLPLRDPSTWNGRSYDPDPTKNAHDAANALKAVQPSDPFPGYDYPTDYMKYSDKDIDY comes from the coding sequence GTGGTCCTCTGGAGGCCTGCCGAGCCGAAAGCGGAGAGGTGGTTCGCCGGGGGCATTACGGGTATCGATATTCGCATGGAAGACGGGATTCCGCATGTGCAAGTCGAGGCGATCTCGCGCACGTATGCCATGGATATGGAGCCGAAAAACCGGTCGTATCAGAACAAGCATTTGACCTATTCGGACGCCATAGCGCAGCTCGTCGCTGATTACCCCGGAGGGGCTGCGCAAAATATGGCGACAAGCGAGGAAGCGGCAATCGGCGCGTTAATGGTTCAATTTGGAGAGACCGACTGGCAATTTATGAAGCGGCTAGCCTCCCGGGTCGGGACCGTTATTTTGCCGGATGTGGCGCTGGATGCGCCGCGCGTCTATTTCGGCGTGCCGGATTTGTCATGGGGCGAGGAGCTGAAGTCCAAGCGTTACACCGCCGTGAAGGACCGGGCCCGCTATGAAGAGCTGAAGGCGCATGCGGAAGGAAATGAAGCGGACCTCCTTCAGGAGGCGGATTTTGTCCACTACCGGGTCATCAGCGAGCAATATTGCGAGGTCGGAGATGATGTGCTTTTTAAAAACCAGATGTGGGTCGTCTCCGAATCGGTGATCAGCTATGCATCGGGGCTGCTGCAATATGAATATGTGCTGGTGAAGCGTCAGACGCTGAGAATGAAGCTGCGGCAAAATGAGCGGATTCAAGGCGTCTCCCTCGAAGGCCGGGTCGTGAAACGGGCGAACAATATGGTGAAGGTTCATCTGGACATCGATGCGGAGCATGACGCGCAAGGGAACTGGTGGTTCCCCTACTCGGGGGAAGGGAACAATATCTTCCACTGTCTGCCGGAGGAAGGCGCGCGGATTAAGGTGTATTTTCCAAGCGGTACCGAGAAGCAGGCGATGGCAATCAACTCGGTTCGCGGCGGAAGTGAGGAGATGAAGAGCCGGACGGTGTTCCAAAAGCCCACGACGAAAGTGTTCGAGATGCCGGGAGCGGCCAAGATGCAGCTGGGAGACGACGGCGTCCTGTTCGAGAAAGGGACGGTCAGCCTGCATCTGGATGGCGGGAACATTACGGTTAATGCAAGCGAGGATTTGTTGCTGGTGGCAGGCAACCGGATGGAGGTGGGGAGCGGGAGCGAGAAGGGAGTGCTCGAGTCCATCCGCATGCGCGCCGCGAAGCAGATTGCGCTGCAAACGAACGCTGCCCATTATATGGTCATCCAAGAAAACCGGGTGGGCATCAAGAGCAGCAAGCTGGACTTCCAGAAAGTCGAAGCGGATTTCATGGAGCTGCTGACGGATGAAGAACTCAAGCAGATGTATATCGATGAACAGGCCGAAGCGAAAATTTGGAAAGAAGAACTGGATTTCAACAAGAATGTCCCCGTTCCGATGTCCGGAGTGCCTGTGACCGTACCCTTGCCGGAAGGCAATAAGGCGGACATTCGTGCGAAAGTGGCAGCCGAAGTGAACAGCAATCCGAATGGAATCGCTGCGGCGCGAAGCTGGCTGAACGGGAAATCGGCGGAAGAGCAGCAGAACGCCTACCAGAAGAGCTACGCCCAGCCAGTTGAACCGAAGAAGAGTAAGAAAGAGAAACAAGCGGAACTGGCAGAGAGTCAGAAGGAATATGAGCAGGAAGACCGGGACCGGACAGCGGTATATGAGTGGAATCAAAGCGCGAAGAAGATCATGGAGCAAGGAGCACGGGAAGGCAAGTCGCCAGCGGAGATCCGGGCGATGCTTCCCCCACAGCCTGTACCTACGCGAAGGGCGCCGCAGGAAAGCCATGAGCCGGGTATAATCGAGCAGATGCTGGATTTCACGGGGATCGGGAAACTGTTAGAAAAAATGGGTCCTGCTCTAGACGCGTGGCAGCTCGAGCATGTCATCCCGCAGAAGCCGGACTATCTCAGCAAGCATACAGAAAAAAAGGTATACTTATCCCGTTATACGTTCCAAGTATTAGTCATCGATCCTCAAGTTCTGATCGCGGAGATCAATCTCTTATTTGGAGCGGTGGCGATCATCGGGGCGTTTGCGACAGGAGGGGGATCGCTATATCTCCTGGCGCTCGCAGATGGGGTTATAGGCGCAGGCATGGTTGCCGTCAACATTGAGAAGCTAATCGATCTCAAGAACGGAAATGGAAATACGAATCCGAACCTCCTCGGTATAGACCAGGCGATGCTGGATAAAATGGGGCTCGCTATCGCGTTTGTGAATCTGGCGTTTTTGATGAAGCACGGCTTGTACAAGGCGGCGGATAAACTGGCGAATGGCAGGAATATCGCGGCGCTGGATGATTGGAAGGCTTGGAGGGACAAGCCGGGAACATCTCCTAAACCAAAAACAGAACTTCACTTGGAAGAGCCAGAAAAAGTTGGTTCAGGTATCAATAGGGCGATGGATGAATTTGATGATACTGATATTTATCATGCAGCAGGTAGGGAGAGAACAGAAGGATTGGAACCTCCGCATTCAACGAGAGGGTCGCATGATGAGGGTAAGGGAAAACCCAAAACAGAAACGAAAACTAAACCAAAGGATAAAGAGGAACATAAAAGAAGGGAAAGAGAGGAAGAGCGTAAAAGAAGAGAAAGCGAGCATACTAAGGGGACGGGTGAAATTGAATATTTAACCGATCCTGCGGAAATGAGACCACATATCGTACCTCCTAAAGATGGATTTGATGCGTTTGTAGAAAGAAAATATATTGAAATAAGAAAAATAGGCTTGGAAGATGTATCAACGGTTGCTAAAAATACAGGACTAACTGAGGAACAAGTTGCAAATATGAAAAAACACTTATTTTTAGAGATTCACGATTTATCGGTAGATGGTAAGCCTTATGAAAAATTATATTTTCAGGCGGATCCTGATATCGCTTATGCTTGGCAACTAGCACAAAAGAGAGAGCTTACAGATATTGAAAAAGATTGGTTTAAGAGACTGGCAAATCATGAATTAAAAGAACAAGATATCATGAAGAACGGGTACGTGGATGGAAATGGTAACAAAATAGAACCTTTACCTTTAAGAGATCCATCTACTTGGAACGGAAGAAGTTATGATCCAGACCCTACAAAAAATGCCCATGATGCAGCAAATGCTCTAAAGGCCGTACAACCATCAGATCCATTCCCGGGATATGACTACCCAACTGATTATATGAAATATTCCGATAAAGATATTGACTATTAA